A genome region from Chitinophagales bacterium includes the following:
- the radA gene encoding DNA repair protein RadA, translating into MAKIKKAFFCTNCGNESPKWIGRCPGCNEWNTYVEEIISKENSNPNQSTFKDFSVKTKPVKLEEVKQNDISRFYSDDPEFNRVLGGGIVPGSIVLIGGEPGIGKSTLLLQIALSLKDLKILYVSGEESVEQIKMRADRIQAKNENLYLFSETCTQTIFDQVKSLEPNLIIIDSIQTVYSQHILSASGSISQVRECAGEFQRLAKETNIPVILIGHINKEGEIAGPKLLEHIVDTVLQFEGDRNYTHRLLRTIKNRFGSALELGVYEMKSDGLQPVINPSDILLGNRDEALSGVAIASTMEGMRPLMIEVQALVANAVYGNPQRSSIGFDTRRLNMLLAILEKRGGFQLSNKDVFLNLAGGIKVSDPALDLAVLAAIISSYKDEEISSNTAFCAEVGLSGEIRAVSRIEQRIAEAEKLGFEKIFISKYNAKLPKDKFTIKIVQVGKISEVYGVLF; encoded by the coding sequence TTGGCAAAAATAAAAAAAGCTTTTTTCTGCACGAATTGTGGTAATGAATCCCCAAAATGGATAGGTCGCTGCCCAGGGTGCAATGAATGGAATACCTATGTGGAAGAAATTATTTCCAAAGAAAATTCTAATCCTAATCAGTCCACGTTTAAAGATTTCTCGGTAAAAACGAAGCCAGTAAAACTCGAAGAAGTTAAACAAAATGATATATCTCGTTTCTATTCGGATGATCCAGAATTCAATCGAGTTCTCGGAGGTGGCATAGTTCCCGGATCTATTGTTCTCATAGGGGGTGAACCAGGGATAGGAAAATCCACGCTTCTTCTTCAAATTGCGCTCTCCCTCAAAGATTTGAAAATTCTATATGTATCTGGTGAAGAAAGTGTAGAACAAATCAAAATGCGAGCGGATAGAATTCAAGCAAAAAATGAAAATCTATACCTATTTTCGGAGACTTGCACACAGACCATTTTTGACCAGGTAAAATCACTCGAACCCAATTTAATCATTATAGACTCCATTCAGACAGTTTATTCACAACATATACTATCAGCATCGGGCAGTATATCTCAGGTAAGAGAATGTGCTGGAGAGTTTCAGCGACTAGCCAAAGAGACTAATATACCTGTCATTCTGATAGGTCATATTAATAAAGAAGGAGAAATAGCAGGACCAAAGTTGCTAGAGCACATTGTAGATACCGTTTTGCAATTTGAAGGAGATAGAAACTATACACATAGGCTGCTGCGAACGATTAAGAATCGCTTCGGTTCTGCCTTAGAGCTAGGTGTATATGAAATGAAATCCGATGGATTGCAACCCGTTATCAATCCATCGGATATTCTATTGGGCAATAGAGATGAAGCTCTCAGCGGGGTAGCTATAGCCTCTACCATGGAGGGAATGCGCCCATTGATGATAGAAGTACAAGCACTGGTAGCCAATGCTGTCTATGGCAATCCTCAGCGTAGCTCCATTGGCTTTGATACGCGACGATTGAATATGCTCCTAGCTATTCTAGAAAAGCGCGGAGGCTTTCAATTATCGAATAAGGATGTATTTCTCAATCTAGCAGGAGGCATCAAAGTGAGCGATCCTGCCCTGGATTTAGCTGTTTTAGCAGCCATCATTTCCTCCTATAAAGACGAAGAAATATCAAGCAATACGGCTTTTTGTGCTGAAGTAGGACTCAGTGGAGAAATACGAGCTGTTTCCCGCATAGAGCAGCGCATAGCCGAAGCCGAAAAATTGGGTTTTGAGAAAATATTTATCTCCAAATATAACGCCAAACTTCCCAAGGATAAATTTACTATCAAAATCGTCCAAGTAGGCAAGATTAGTGAGGTTTATGGGGTTTTGTTTTAG